One Nicotiana tabacum cultivar K326 chromosome 23, ASM71507v2, whole genome shotgun sequence genomic window, TAGATTTTGAGGGAAAGGTAGAGCAGGCATATGCTCACTCTCATCACGTTCCTCCCTTCTCGAAGTTtctcccttcttctttttcttctcagtTTTCATCGggcccctttttctttttatcaacATTATTCTTCAGTTGCTCCCCTCTTTCTTTTTTAAGTATCACCTCTTTTTGGATCGGGGTatgatctttcaacacttgcccacttctcagagttacagcattcactgtttctttgggattctttTCTGTATCAGCGGGGAGACTACCTGGAACcctctcagataatattgttgcaatctgtcccacttgtctctccaagttTCGCAAACCAGTGCCCAATTCTTTGATATCTTCCCCGTGAGCGTCCaacctctcatctgtcttgataatgaaggccttcattagatCCTCTAGACCAGGCTGAATAGGTTGTTGAGGCTGAAATTGCTGCCTCTGCCGATTTTGAAAGACTGGATCTCCTTGTCCTTGAGGTttagagttattttgttgccatacatttgcagtacccccaggtgaactccatgaaaaattggggtgcctctgacccattgcattataATTTCCAACAGCATTTACTTCCTcaattgaggcttgacactcatgagtaggatgtcctcttccacatatatcacaagctgctTGAGGCTCACTTTGTATTGTAGCTAAGGTAAGGTTCTGTATTTCTTTAGCCATaacatcaagttgtacctgcacagatcTGTTAGTatcaacctggtgaacaccagttgatcttcttcttttcgcactctcagagggccattgatttgcatcttcagataactcgtCAAGAATtatgactatctcctctggagtcttcttcatcaacgggcctccagctgcattgctcaatgttctacgtgaggccggtgtcaatcAATCCCAAAAGtcttggagttgcatccagagttcaattccactatgttgacactttcgaacaatctccttaaacctctcccatgcttcaaaaacaGTTCCAGTATttttctggcagaagttatggatttctcttctaaacttgcctgTTTTAGCTGAGGAGATATAGTTATCAAGGAATTTCCTGGTCATCTCCACCCACGTTCTAATCGAACCTGCGGGTAAGCTTCGAAGCCATTGTTTTGCATCGTTTTTGAGTGTGAAGGGAAATGCCCTCAAGTACACTGCATCTCGTGACACActattgtattgaaaggtgttcataatctcctcgaagtccattagatgtgttTTTGGATCTTCAGTTGGCTTCCCTCTAAAGACACAacaattctgaagggtttgaagTAACCTttgcttcaactcgaaattgtttgctgcaattggtggtggtctaacacttgatatCCTTGATTGTAGatcggtctagcataatcgctAAGTGGTCTCCCAAGCAAgggttgatgttgattaagtctgagacccctctcttcttcatagagGTTCCGCGTATCTCTAATAGTTATTTCCTCAGCATCCCGTGCAACTTGTTCTCTTCGTTGGGCTGCTTCTCTcgcagccaaatctacattatcttTACCATTTCGAGCCATAAGTTCTTTGGTTGAGGAATGCCCAACCTTTTCTGTTGTCtcagtgagatttctttccttcttcaACTGTCGCAGTTGTTTTTCAATCTCTGactcgtatggtagcacttccttcGCAGAAGTTCTAGTCACGCACCACTCCGAACCTGTAAcctgcgcacagtcaaagaacaccaactataaaaagggaaaaataaaattaaataaaaagaaaaattcctgaattagaactacaaactatttcaaacactattgattgccaatccccagcaacgacgccaaaatttgacgagctcgaaacacacacttaaattatgctcgctagtcaaagatagtatagtataatatcgtatccacagggattggagttaaataatatcttcgtagtttctagcttgattgctaatcaggagaatcaacaattgaggtttatatgatttctaactaagattaactaaaaatctaaagctattgactaatgacaattgcaacaaagttaagcaaggaagttatcagtgggagaaaataggggttgataggataggtacaagataattatttgggatctagctctagataattcacttctaatgtttaagtgagtctctcgaattcactcaattattagttcaaacgtttagtagaaactcctctctcgattaagtttcaacctcacaagatgaaccaatttaagcacgtgaagatatgcaagaatgcgtagtggattggtctttaggcgAACCTAtatcgattatcctcctaactaggtttaatcaatgattcaactagcctattttgattactaagaagaattaaagaactcaaccaacaatataatgcaaagatatcacaagttatgcctttcGTGATTACATGAACAaatgaatatagatgcaacaattaaatcatccaaaaatgcttcattACATAaaattagagttataatccacaaacaaatattaatacaccaaattcatcaaaccctaaagagaactactccatagatatggagtaattcaccacaaatataattaaagtataggaaaacataaattcaaaccaaactcgggtcttgagtgaggaaggaaagatgaaatccttgtgcttgtattCTTCCAACTCCtacttagcctccttaggtctaaagtatgtcaaaagttcagaaaataacgttttttatgtatttataccaagtagggtcgggcccaaacgaaatcatcctttcctagccgaaataggaaaacttgcaaacttattaCTTTTCATGCATCGCACTGTGCGTAGCATTATTGCGTTTTCTTGTCAGGCCACATAAACCCAGCCTATGAACTTTGTCAATTCCTAACACAAAAATACATTGTTTCGGTGCCCAGTGCGTCGCACTAGTGCATTTCTTCAGATgttgcttcttccttgatttttgacgTCCAGAAATGATCCTCGACCCCCGTACACGATTCTGGCTTAGtactttgggcttttactcagacttcaaagctccaaatagctcgaattagttccacaacatctacataactcggaatcatTCTTACAGGGCATAAAATATGCAATAAGTGCAAAatactatcaattaaagctcaaaacaagtaaagtgcagtgaattagagtgcaataagtgactaaaatacgtaattatagcctaccatcagtgtgcccgcacatccatctcaacatcctcatctctgctaccttcatcttctggacatgagcgatcttgactggctaACACTCCGCCCCATACAACACTGTTGATCTCACCaccactctataaaacttacccttaagttttggtggcacctTCTTATCATACAAAACAAtggaagcgagtctccattttATCCATCCAGCTCAAATACGATGTGTggcatcttcatcaatctcccacccctctgaataatagacccaaggtacttaaaaatCTCTCTCCcagggatgacctgcgagtccagccttacctccccttcccctccctgagtctcgccactgaacttacactccaagtattctgtcttggtcctgctcaacttgaaacctttagattccagggtatgcctccatacctctaattgcaCGTTCACACCatctcgcgtctcgtcaatcaatataatatcatctgcaaatagcatgcaccacgacACCTCTCATTGAATGTGgcgcgtcagtacgtccatcactagagcaaacaaaaaagggctgagtgccgacccttgatgcaaccccatcataaccgaaAAATGGCCTGAGTTCCCACCTACCATCCTCACTCGGatctttactccatcatacatgtccttaatcaacctaacgtaggcaacaggtacacctctagcctccaaacatctccacaaaatctccctcgaaactttatcgtacgccttttctaagtcgatgaacaccatatgtaaGTCCTTttttctctccctatactgctccatcaatatcctaacaaggtggatggcttctgtagtcgaacgccccggcataaatccaaactggttctcgaaaatagacacactcctcctcacccttaactctaccactctctcccagactttcatagtatggctaagcagattgataccccgatagttattgcaatttttggatatcacctttgttcttgtatacaggaaccatcgtgctccacctccactcttcgcgCATCTTCTTCGTTCCAAAAATGACATTatggaatacctcgatttataaTTTTTTGAATTGTGAAAAATCGAGGATTTAGGAGCCGAAACGAGCAATAGAAGAGATCCACTATACGACAACACCTTGGATCCGGTGTTAGCTCGCTAAAATACAGAGGGGACACGATTTTTGGGGGATGGGTGGGCTCCAATTGaggtttaagttttaaaaaaggGAGGGCTGTTTTTTCGATTCTGTCCGCGAAGAAGACGACTGGGCTTTTTTAATATAGGTATAGCACATATATGGAATGCACTATACCTAACTGTCTTTTCAACTTCATATAtagattttaaaatttaaatatagcaTATGGGTTGCATGCgtgccgttaaggtatagcgcattcAACACATGCGTTATATATAAATTGGTTATCAGTTGGTTTTTTCATCTATTTTTGTACTTTGAGTCAAGACCACACTTTGATTTCGGGCTCAGTCTTGTTGTGACCAGGGGATAATAGCGGAAaaagattaaattttttttgCTGTGCTTGTAATAGACAATGCTTGTAGGATGTTAATAGCTAAGTTTGGTAACAAAAATATCCTTCGAGACATCAAAATGGGTTGTAATACTATAGAACAACTGTAGTTTTATTTAATGAGATAAAATCCATTTTCTctcaaaacaaatttaaaataatttttaaattcgAAGTCAACTCACTTTATGATAATCATAATTGGGTTGTATGGGGAAAACTCACACATGCAATGCTTAAGGTTGAAGAGTCGAGATATTTATAAAGAAAAGTAGGGGTGTACCCAATCGAAAAATCGCACCAAACCAAAAGTCAAATCAAATCGATTAAAAAGTTCGACttgatttggtattgagtaaaaaaattcgaaccaacccaatatataaatatataatttttatatataattttaagattttatatagaattttctttaaataatgtctagaaatatttgggattctcttgcgagatataaattttaatagaatatgaagtgctccatatttattgaccttaaataatagattgtatgatcactttcttatcaagtgttactgaaatgcgcatatctctttgttcttccatattcatatcatatgttaagatctattaaattcttctatctttttcgaatgtgaagtgattattaatatttaggtatcatattgatttttatttttaattactaaattcggttaacctgaaagtgtacatcaacgaaaaattcttgtcagacgactaaaaaaatcaactattatgtgttactaatagaattttcccataagaatattttaatcgataatatgtttgtcaattttttatatttttactaaatatatatttacttatcaaatatttaacaaagtaagattgaaataatatttaagtaacaaaaaatccgaaaatccgaaaaatcCGACTAAACCGAAGCAATCCAAACTGAAATagttgatttggtttgattttgataaaaatcgaaccaactctgtcccatgtacacccctaaagaaaaaaatgagattAACTTGCACTTCAACCCTAAAAAGACGAGGTCAACTATACAAGCTTTGTATCCTACTATCTCCAATAATTCAAGAACCATGTCTATTTTACTAGGATTCAAAATTTTATTAACGACTAAAATAGATTATTTGGAGTCTGCAATTTGATTTTATGTAGAAGAAAGAACAACCCTGATAAAATTACACATAACTAGTACAACATTTGTTTTTCAATATAATTCAAGTAAAAGGGAGTGCAATGTATTAATAACCCCAGGATAACAatacttaaataaaaatatatattcttgaGCAGGTCGTACATAAAAATTTATGTAGTATTATTTAATGTATAACAATCTCTATGATATTATTTATTGTGTGATAATCAAGCATTATTGCCCATGCATGGTGTCAGTGCCGACTTTAATGGTATCACTAGTAAGCCTTAGGTCTCCAAATTCGGGAGgctccatttttatttttattgaaatAATAGGTTTAAAGATattgtaaaaaataatattttgtacTTTTAATACAAAAGTAAAGTTTTctatataaaagaaagaattttttttagaaatgtAAATCAAGTAGCCATTTGACTTACTTAAAACTGGGTAGATGGATAGTTTTCCCAACGTACAAGTAGAAGTTAATACTTTAATCGATATACTCAATCAAATGAAAAGACTGGATTCTTTTTCAAATGTTGATATTGCTTATAATAATATTAACAGTTCATATAACAGTTGTCTCAGCGGAAAGAAGTTTTTCAACATTACAATTGATAGAATCTTATCTAAAATAAATAGTGTCTCAACAAAGATTAAATGAAttggctatattatcaattgaaaaggAATTATTAGAGGAGatcgattataaaaaaaaattattaacaattttgcatctcaaaaagttagaaggataaatttcaaataaaaatatatactttaattttttttttaaatttagacCTCACATTAAACTTTGACTTTATGTCATATATATGTGCTTGAGCCGCCATGCATGATGTACGGTATAATATAATCTCAACATGGTTAATTCATACACTGAACGATCATGAAGAGTTTTAGAAAATTATACTCCCATATAATAAGAAAATATTCCGAAAATCTAGGAATTTTTAATTTTAGAAGTGGCACTTGTTGCACCAGGAATACAGCAGAAAAGTCGTTTATTGTTTTCTAAACAAGAAACCAGTGGGGCTGGAGAGAGCAAGAATAGAGAATAGATTGCATATCTAACTCCCAAAAGTATATAATACCCACTGCCAACGAAGAAAAACACAATCACATGGCACTTACTGGCTGTAATACTAATTTAAGTACTTTGCTTCCCCTTCAACCAATTGAATTTGTTCTTTTACTTTTTGGCCTTTTTGTTTAATCAATGATGCTCGACAAACCGTCCCTTTGTGCTTATTGGCAAGCTTTCAATTCCACCACTTTCAAGTTTCAACTTCCCAAATAAATATTAAGTACTATTTCCTCTATTCAATTTACatgatatttcttttaaaaaattcaaCACCAACTGTttaattcaaaaagataaatttaTCTTAGGAAAATTCCAGTTCGAAATGGAAGCGCATAAATTAGGGGGCAAATTTAGGATTCAACTATTGAGCTGGTTTTTCATTAATTGGTACACAAATATAGATGGTTTATTATAGGGAGTTCTAAAATTTCTAGAACATAGGTGTaccataaaagaaaaaaaggagaaaaaatataaAGTGAAAATTCATCCTTATTTTTTTGACTAAATAATACTAAAGTATTGAACCAAGTGTATTATTCAACTGATATGGAGCATGAGTTTCAATAGATAATGGTAGATcaattctaaaaaatatatacataaaatacctAGTTTGACGAAAGTATCATGAGTTCACATGCCCATAGATCCGCCCCTTGATGGTTATATCAATTAgtacataaattttatattttacagaaatttaaatttattaatttacttaaagtttaattattatttgaattattataTCTTAAACTTCACAATGTAAGGTTCACGCTTCACACCCTTTCTGTAGTACATAGAGCAGTATTTTCTCAGGAGACAAGTCGAATCAAGACAAAACCCATCAATACAAGCAATCTTATCAACTCTCTATTCCTTGTTTCTCTGACTATTTTCTAGAAAAATAAGCTGAACTGCtttgtgaaaagaaaaaaaaaagacaagatCAAAACACACCCTTTTGGGTGAAGTTTTGTTCTGATAGTAAAGAGCCTAATAATGGTGGGAATATTTTCAAGATTTTCTGTCAGCAGAAATGGGCATCGTCGAGCTCAAAGTGCCCTTGTGAGCTTCTCTATCCCTCTCTCTTGCTACTCCTTTCTCTGGTTTTTATTCAGTCAATTCTTGGTAAAGTTGTTAGCTTTATGTTAATTGACTTGTTTCTTGATCTGGGCATCAAGAATTGTTTCTTTATCTCCTTTCTGTATGTTAATCTTTAGTTTTGGTGTGGATTTTCATATTTTTGCTTTTGGAATTTTTGTAATTTGATTAGGACCTTTTGAGATGTGGGGTTGACTAGTTCTTTACTCTCCAAATTGAGTTTGATTTGACTTTGACTATGAAATTATGTTTTGCTGCTTCCATTTCTGTCTTAGGATTCGTAATCATTAAATAAACCATATTGtttgtattttaattttcagaGAGATTTGACTGCTTAAATCAATTGTATCTGATGCTTACTTATTACAGTCCAAACTATATCATCTGGTTTTTATTTGTAATAATTTCTTTTCAATATGAAAATGCAGGGTGAAACAGAAGTGTTGCCTCCAAATACAGAAACAACAGGTGCTGCTACGATAGCTGGAGCTCCCTCTACCACACCTCATGGTATTGAAATTGCAGTTGAGTTCAAACCAGTTGAACACCCGACTGAGCCTCTACACAATGATCGGCCAATTCAATGTCCAATACCAGAACCCTCAATACTGAATGTAGGTTTGCTGTTCTTTTGTATCATGAAGTTGTGGTAGATATCTAGATATGTAAATTTGCTGTTGTTTTCCCTATCAAGCATGTGTATTTGATTGCCGGTGTTGTGATAGAGGTGACTCATCGCCTCTTTCCACATTAAGTTTCTTCTACAGTAAGTTTCTGTATGTGGAATAAAGGACTCTATGTGCAAATATGAAGGTTTAAGAGGTGAGCTCCAAAATCTGGCAAATTTTATAGTCCGCTGGTTTTTCAATCTACGGACATGTGAAGTATGATGTAGTTATAGACGCCCGTCATTTGACTGCATTAAGTCAAAAATCTTTTTTACTGTCTAATTTGGTGATTACCCAGTAGCCTGCAAGATAGTCCTTCTTAGTCCTAGTGTCAGCTTTAGAGTCACCACTGTTCTTACATGAGTCGGAGTTAACTATCTTGTAAGGAGAGACACAATGGCTCATGAAAGAATCAGCTCTTGACATTGTTTGTTTCTTTGTAGCTGCAAGCTGCTGAACCATTTCCAGTAGCTGTTGATAATTTTTGGACGTTCTTTGTatatcattttcattttcatctaATTCGGATGTTAAGATTTTTGTTAGCTGCAAAACATAAATTAACCATCATAATTTGTAGGTTTTCCAAAAGTTCACATGATTCATTGTGATTGGTTACAGTATTCTGTTTATTGGACTTCACTGACAAATCTTTCCTAGAGAATGAATGCTTCGTGCACTTTTTCCTTTTGGGTTGGGGAGTAATGACAAAATAAGAACTTAAGAAATCTAAGAATGAAAAGCAAGGAAAAGATGTTGTCAACTTCTTTGCACCCTTCTCTGTCTTCCATTCCCCTCGCTTCATTAATTTCTTTTTTCCGTCCATCTGAACAAGACAAACTGATATTTATAATCAACATTGCAATTGACATTGTTTTCTCTTGTTTCATACTTTACATCGACTCAGTCACACAATTTCCAGTTGTAACGCCTCTTTgctgtttttctctttttctctttttcctgtACAAAAATTTGTTACCAGTTTTCTTTTCATTAAGCATCTGTACTAGTCTCATAATTGGGAAGTGTCGAGTCTCCTCCCACTGTCCTCACCCAGGTCTTAgttccatcatacatgtccttaatcactcTAGTGTAAGTTACAGGAaccctctagcctccaaacatctcgaTAGAATCTTCATTGGGACTTTATCGTATGCTTTTtctaggtcaatgaacaccatatgtaAGTCgctcttcctctccctataccGCTGCATTAATCTCCTTACAAAATGAATGGCTTCCGTGGTCGTTCGCACCGGCATGAATCCGAACTGATTCTTGAAAATAGACACGCTCCTCCTCACCCTACTTCCACCACCCTCTTCAGTTTGATACTGTGGCTTAGCAGCTTGATACCCTATAGTTATTGCAATtctggatatcacccttgttcttgtacaacagagtcattgtactccacctccattcttcgggcatcttcttcgtcctaaaaatgacattaaacagCCTAATAAGCCACTCCAAGACTGCCCTGCTTGcgttcttccaaaattccaccggaatttcgtctggcccgctTGCTCTTCCCCTGCTCATTTTACGCATGATCCACTCGACCTCCTCAACCTTTAGCTTCTCTAATGCAATTTGCTGTCGTGGTCCATATACCACTCACGTTCCCACTACTGCAGACCCCCATAGCTAACAACTTCTCCCCCAACTCCTAAGTTTTTTCCTTCGCCAAGGCTCCTCACTTAATCTTAAGTTGACCATACACAACCTTCTTTTTCCTCTTCGTATgaggaaaggaagaaaaataaaagggcaGCCCAGTGCACTGAGCTCCTGCTATGCGTGGGGGCCCGAGGAAGGGCTGGAAAAGGGTCTATTGTTCgtagtcttaccctgcatttcagaagaggctgtttccacggcttgaacccgtgaccttctCTGGTCCCATGgtaacaactttaccagttacgccaaggctccccttccgtatgaggaaagaataacaaTTAAAAAAATGTATAAGGAAAGAAAGGGGTTTGCTGCAATTGCTGTACGAAAGACTAATACTTTTCTCGATAGTGTACACAAATGGTTCCAGAGTTGGCAGAGTCATGAGACCTTAATTGGTCACTTTTGAGTGAAGGATAATGTGATTAGAAAATCATACGCCAGTTGCCATCTATATGCTTTGCTTGTTTTCTTCCTCTGTTGGTTATATAATGTCAATGCTCAACTGTTGGATATAGTGGTATGGTTTGTCAAAACCAATGAAGCATTTAATTTATCTTGTTTGAGAGAACAACATAATTACTTTGTATTTCTCAAGAAATAATACAGTTGCGTTGTCTATCTAGCCCCTTTCTATACCTGTATATCTACTTCTTAGGACCTGGGAACTTACACGTTGTGTCACTCACAGGATGGAAGAATATGGAAGGAGCGAGTGTCTGCAGTGAGAAGAAGGGCAGATATTCCAGTTATGCAGGAAGGAACAACTGCAGAGCCTGAGGCTGGAACAAGACCTAGACCACCCATGAATCGTGTTATTCTTCCATCAATCAGTGCGCCCGAACACAGTATCCTCAAGCTATTGGAGGAATCTGGAATTTAGCTGATGCATTGCTGAACCTGTGGCAGAGTACCTCTGTTATACCAGATAAACATGATGTTTCATACTTTACTTCTTTGCAAGTTTCTCTCTTGCTTTATATGAATgcttgtaattttaatttttctagGAAACTTCACACATTTGCATGTAAATATTTTTTCATACTGATTCAAAATTTAGCGTCCAATTACTTGTTATGGTTTTTGATAGCTGATTGTATCTTCTATTCATGTTTTATAATGACACTGTCTGTGATAAATTTACTCTTAAGACATGCCAACGTATTTATTTGGTGATTAGAATtaaaatatacatgtcaaatctaaaaataatttgaaacagTCTCTCAAAGGTTGTTTATAGTAATACCTGTAGCTGTGTATACACTCACCCAGAAGTTGAGTTTCTTATAGGTATACACTGGATAACTGGATTTAAATCTGTGAGAGGATCTAGAAATTGAAACTCTTGAGCTCCATAATTTGTACCGAGGGAATTGAAAATCCGGTGAAATTTGGATAATGTTAGATATTAAGATTAAAGACGGGATGGAAGTCAAATAGAGATtgttagtttacagatatgtatagtgtagtcttgtcccacattggaagaggagtaatatctccttgtagtgtatagctataaataaggacctcttatattatatttattatccaatatcaataacatattttctcccgtactttctcatatggtatcagagcattagtgagaaacCCGTCGCTGTGCATCATTCCAGCGACTTCCGGGAAGAAAGACCTCTTCACCGTGCAATTTTCCGGCGACTTAGAAGGCTGTCCGTAAGCAAATTACTTTCTGTTAGTGTTGTGCAAAAACTAACATCACCACAAGACTCATCAGGCTCCGGCGACCAAACTCCAGTCAACTCCACCTGAAAACACACGTCCACGCGCCCTCACGCGCTTGGTAAAGAAAAATTTTCGGCGAGATCTGatccacgcgccggcgcgtgagcaCTGTTCCGACCAGATTTTGAAAAAGTTCCAGTTGAACAGTAGGATCGcctggtaattccgatcctaccctCACTGGTTTTGTTTCATTCTGACCACTTTGAGTTTTTTCCTCAGCTAAAGTAGATTCCGGCGAGCTACAGTGTTTCCAGCGGGAACAATGTTTTTCGGCGCAGAATAGTATTTTCGGCGCAGAACAATGTTCTGTTTTCCTGCTGTAAACAGTGTTTTTCAAgctttttctttagttttttcaCCGGAGTTACTTATTCccactatttcaagttaaccctacTACTACATCTCATATCGACATGGgaaccgatgctttgaatagtcggatggtttctttagcagattatattgagttccttcagtacaaagcatgtaagcagacatcttctgagatagcttctgttgttcaaacaggtaatagcgtggtttgtttctcccaatcttcatactctgagtcttgggtctttgattcaggtgcatcagatcatatttctggtaacaaatctcttttcattactatttcgtattctcaatctcttccaaaagtcacaatggccaatgagTCTCAAACCATgacaactgcaataggtcaagcaaacccacttccttccttacctttagattcagtcctttatattcccaatagtccttttaatctcatagatgttagtcgcttagccaaatcacttaactgcgctgttttatttcttgatgaccatgtttttatacaTG contains:
- the LOC107786869 gene encoding uncharacterized protein LOC107786869, with product MVGIFSRFSVSRNGHRRAQSALGETEVLPPNTETTGAATIAGAPSTTPHGIEIAVEFKPVEHPTEPLHNDRPIQCPIPEPSILNDGRIWKERVSAVRRRADIPVMQEGTTAEPEAGTRPRPPMNRVILPSISAPEHSILKLLEESGI